In Pirellulales bacterium, the genomic window GGCCGTGGGGTTCGTGTCGAGCAGGTAGAGCGGCTCGCCGGCCTGCTGGAGAATCGGCACGAAGGGGTCATCGCGGTGCAGCAGCATGCGATGATCGAGCTGCTCGTCGATCCAATTGCTGACAACGCGCTTGATATCGGAAAAATCGAGCAACATGCCGCGATCGTCGAGCGATTTTCCTTCGAGAACGATCACGGCCCGGCCGTTATGCCCGTGCAGATATCGGCACTTGCCGTCGTAGTTGAGCAACCGATGACCGTAGCAGAAGTCGATTTCGCGGCTGACGCGGAACATAGGCATTTTTAGCCACCGGCGATGGGCAGCTCCTCGCTGGGAAAGTTTGGTCTGGCGGACCATTCCGAGGTTCCGGGCACTCCGAGCTTAGCGG contains:
- a CDS encoding 6-carboxytetrahydropterin synthase, which codes for MPMFRVSREIDFCYGHRLLNYDGKCRYLHGHNGRAVIVLEGKSLDDRGMLLDFSDIKRVVSNWIDEQLDHRMLLHRDDPFVPILQQAGEPLYLLDTNPTAENIAKLIYKFTAAQGFPIVEAHLWETPRCFATYRG